In Pseudobacter ginsenosidimutans, the following are encoded in one genomic region:
- a CDS encoding ABC transporter ATP-binding protein gives MQNKELAIEAKNISKTFRITEDSHNTVKHRLFNLFKPGRAKRVEAIKPMDFDIYKGECIGILGRNGCGKSTLIRLLAGVYPIDSGEININGTTLLMNLGVGMSHQLTARENVYVSASVLGLTIKEIDKIFDKIIDFAELREFVDTKIRFFSSGMVARLGFSIAVNAGADIMFLDEIFAVGDMRFQEKAVKVFESSWIEGKTVILVSHSMDVIRQYCSRCAFMKNGSLVFYGDTQTAIDMYISDNH, from the coding sequence ATGCAGAACAAAGAGCTCGCAATAGAAGCAAAGAACATCAGTAAAACCTTCCGTATCACGGAAGACAGTCACAATACCGTTAAGCATAGATTATTCAACCTGTTCAAACCCGGGCGCGCCAAACGGGTGGAAGCCATCAAGCCGATGGACTTCGATATTTACAAAGGCGAGTGCATTGGCATCCTGGGAAGAAACGGTTGCGGCAAATCCACACTGATCAGGTTACTGGCTGGCGTATATCCCATTGACTCAGGAGAGATCAATATCAATGGCACAACGCTTTTGATGAACCTTGGCGTAGGTATGAGCCACCAGCTCACCGCGCGTGAGAACGTTTATGTATCTGCTTCAGTACTTGGACTCACCATCAAAGAGATAGATAAGATATTCGATAAGATCATCGATTTTGCAGAATTGCGTGAATTTGTGGATACCAAGATCCGCTTCTTTTCTTCTGGTATGGTAGCCAGGCTGGGTTTCTCCATTGCCGTAAATGCAGGCGCAGATATCATGTTCCTTGATGAGATCTTTGCTGTGGGAGATATGCGTTTCCAGGAAAAAGCAGTGAAAGTATTCGAGAGTAGCTGGATTGAAGGGAAGACCGTAATCCTGGTCAGTCACTCGATGGATGTGATCCGTCAGTACTGCAGCCGTTGCGCTTTCATGAAAAATGGCAGCCTTGTTTTTTACGGCGATACGCAAACCGCTATCGATATGTACATTTCAGATAATCACTGA
- a CDS encoding O-antigen ligase family protein codes for MRSIFLTDPEGLQIPVKEKGLYALFAGFMISFFLPGMPVVNNILFGLLFVYSFLFNTHGEKGWLLRRRLAVAGMIVFFLLQVLSVLYSSNKKEGLEMVVLRLPMLMFPIAIGTIRIGDLLKKRLMALWVMVMLLAAVVTFICSMVVVIRTGESSWFYNDSLTVAIGWQSSYFAILLTVTLYMFVYLIESGAWPFSRAISFVIGAFFLVFHFLLASRMNIILLYSSIFLYALYGMVLKRKYKLGLYIMSGLVLGALMLVLLFPKTINRFRELGYRQFDYSSRGVESHYDMEVKPDQWNGANIRLAVWQCGWELVQKHPVLGTGIGDKMDELMEAYKMNGFVMGVETRRNLHNTYLDVLVATGFTGLILFLLAWIILPLLYCLKSRDWLGACIIVALAFGCITETYIDRSQGNYMLGFLITFIVSCRRQDQ; via the coding sequence ATGCGATCCATATTTCTGACAGATCCGGAAGGACTGCAAATCCCCGTCAAAGAGAAGGGATTGTATGCCCTGTTCGCCGGATTCATGATCAGTTTCTTTTTACCCGGCATGCCCGTGGTGAATAATATTCTGTTCGGATTGCTTTTCGTTTATAGTTTCCTGTTCAATACTCACGGAGAGAAAGGCTGGCTCTTACGCCGTCGCCTGGCTGTTGCGGGAATGATCGTTTTCTTTCTGCTGCAGGTCTTGAGTGTTTTGTATTCCTCCAATAAGAAAGAAGGATTGGAGATGGTGGTGTTGCGCTTACCCATGCTGATGTTCCCCATTGCGATCGGTACTATCAGGATCGGAGATCTTTTGAAGAAGAGACTGATGGCGCTTTGGGTTATGGTGATGTTACTGGCAGCCGTTGTCACTTTTATCTGCAGTATGGTAGTTGTTATCAGAACAGGAGAGAGCTCCTGGTTCTATAATGATTCGCTGACGGTGGCTATTGGCTGGCAATCCTCCTATTTTGCCATACTGCTCACCGTTACACTGTACATGTTCGTTTACCTGATCGAATCCGGCGCCTGGCCTTTTTCACGGGCAATCAGTTTTGTAATAGGTGCTTTCTTCCTGGTTTTCCATTTTCTGCTGGCCAGCAGGATGAATATCATCTTACTGTATAGTTCCATATTCCTCTATGCGCTTTATGGAATGGTGCTGAAAAGAAAATACAAACTGGGATTGTACATCATGTCCGGCCTGGTGCTTGGTGCTTTGATGCTGGTGTTGCTTTTTCCTAAAACCATCAATCGATTCAGGGAATTGGGGTATCGCCAGTTCGATTATTCCAGCAGGGGAGTGGAGAGCCATTATGATATGGAAGTGAAGCCTGATCAGTGGAACGGAGCCAATATCAGGTTGGCTGTATGGCAATGCGGATGGGAACTTGTGCAGAAACATCCAGTATTGGGCACAGGTATCGGGGATAAGATGGATGAACTGATGGAAGCGTATAAAATGAATGGATTTGTGATGGGCGTTGAAACCAGGCGTAATCTTCATAATACTTACCTGGATGTACTGGTGGCAACCGGATTTACCGGGCTGATATTATTCCTGCTTGCCTGGATCATTTTGCCACTGCTGTATTGCCTGAAAAGCCGCGACTGGCTTGGGGCCTGTATCATTGTGGCCCTCGCATTCGGATGCATCACTGAAACCTATATCGATCGTAGCCAGGGGAATTATATGCTGGGTTTCCTGATCACTTTCATTGTCAGCTGCCGCAGGCAGGATCAGTGA